A single region of the Carassius gibelio isolate Cgi1373 ecotype wild population from Czech Republic chromosome A14, carGib1.2-hapl.c, whole genome shotgun sequence genome encodes:
- the LOC128027415 gene encoding aurora kinase B: MQNKENKGPRVFQTQVATVGPLRVGMNPDTHTLSGPGRVPVKSNTKRFSIKDFDIGRPLGKGKFGNVYLARERKLKVIVALKVLFKSQMEKEGVEHQLRREIEIQSHLRHPNILRFYNYFQDSTRVFLVLEFAPRGEMYKELQRCGRFDDQRTATYMEELADALLYCHEKKVIHRDIKPENLLLGFRGELKIADFGWSVHAPSLRRRTMCGTLDYLPPEMIEGHTHDEKVDLWCIGVLCYECLVGNPPFETASHTETYKRITKVDLQFPKLVSDGARDLISKLLRHSPSMRLPLRSVMEHPWVKANSRRVLPPVCNTNH; this comes from the exons ATGCAG AATAAAGAGAATAAGGGACCGAGAGTCTTCCAAACACAG gTTGCTACTGTTGGTCCTCTCAGAGTCGGCATGaatccagacacacacactctttcag GTCCTGGGAGAGTTCCCGTGAAGTCCAACACAAA GAGGTTCTCCATCAAAGACTTCGACATCGGCCGTCCGCTGGGGAAGGGCAAGTTTGGTAACGTGTATCTGGCGCGCGAGCGGAAGCTGAAGGTGATCGTGGCTCTGAAGGTGCTCTTCAAGTCTCAGATGGAGAAGGAAGGAGTGGAGCATCAGCTGCGGAGAGAGATCGAGATCCAGTCTCACCTCAG GCACCCCAACATCCTGCGCTTCTACAACTACTTCCAGGACAGCACGCGAGTGTTTCTGGTTCTGGAGTTCGCTCCTCGAGGAGAGATGTACAAAGAGCTGCAGCGCTGCGGACGCTTCGACGACCAGCGCACGGCCACC TACATGGAGGAGCTGGCGGACGCTCTTCTGTACTGTCACGAGAAGAAGGTGATCCACAGAGACATTAAACCGGAGAACCTTCTGCTGGGATTCAGAGGAGAGCTCAAGATCGCAGACTTCGGCTGGTCCGTCCACGCGCCCTCtctcag acggCGGACCATGTGTGGGACTCTGGACTATCTTCCTCCAGAGATGATCGAGGGTCACACTCACGATGAGAAGGTGGATCTGTGGTGCATCGGTGTGTTGTGTTACGAGTGTCTGGTGGGGAACCCTCCGTTCGAGACGGCCAGCCACACAGAGACATACAAGCGCATCACTAAG gtGGATCTTCAGTTCCCCAAGCTGGTGTCTGACGGTGCTCGTGATCTGATCTCCAAGCTGCTGCGTCACAGTCCATCCATGCGTCTGCCGCTCAGGAGCGTGATGGAGCATCCCTGGGTCAAAGCCAACTCACGCCGCGTCCTGCCGCCCGTCTGCAACACAAACCACTGA
- the tmem107 gene encoding transmembrane protein 107 — protein sequence MSVLKSLVPARFLTLAAHLVIVITIFWSRDNNIQSCLPLEFTEEQFKTEDTRLLVALSVTLGLFVVELVGFLSGVSMFNSNQALLSLISHSSACVSLSCFVFQQWPCWTYWIMFSLCSVIPALFEFMLLISLKSV from the exons ATGTCTGTGTTAAAGAGTCTGGTTCCTGCTCGCTTCCTGACGCTCGCTGCACACCTGGTCATCGTCATCACCATCTTCTGGTCACGA gacAATAACATCCAGTCGTGTCTGCCACTGGAATTCACTGAAGAACAGTTCAAAACTGAAGATACAAG GCTGCTGGTGGCTCTGTCTGTGACTCTGGGGCTGTTTGTGGTTGAACTGGTGGGGTTTCTCTCTGGAGTCTCTATGTTCAACAGTAACCAGGCGCTGCTGT CTCTGATCTCTCACTCCAGCGCATGCGTCAGTCTGTCCTGCTTTGTTTTCCAGCAGTGGCCGTGCTGGACGTACTGGATCATGTTCAGCCTCTGCAG tgtgaTTCCAGCTCTCTTTGAGTTCATGCTGCTCATTTCACTGAAGTCAGTGTGA
- the LOC128027414 gene encoding F-box/LRR-repeat protein 12, giving the protein MVLDFFPENVLIDILSYLNVRELVRNSRVCRRWKQLVKDQRLWRAVDLSTWKGLTSRVLWVLLRQYLGHGLRCLRLRGLLLSVRRGAFLTESWLQALRSKCPRLRRLSLQFTDLRGLRSCSLLPSSLQVLELRSCEVSPGFFSQDPETDGKAAASAVAIETLVVDSVPSFSDQHLSSLCTWQQLSRLELRDLSRVSVGGLMKCVPPGAQTLARLTHLELDTWRLAQMVALGLGKGWPGLETLSLGGNEVNPGLLSVSRLQDLRWLRLRACRLNKETVLRCCRSLKQLRRLEFVEVEFVEDEEDVRPDAAQGRDEDPVPELRRTLRSLLPDCCVCFSSCRLTVNRD; this is encoded by the exons ATGGTTCTGGACTTTTTTCCCGAAAACGTTTTAATCgatattttatcttatttaaatGTGCGCGAGCTCGTGCGGAACTCCAG ggtcTGCAGGCGCTGGAAGCAGCTGGTGAAGGATCAGAGACTCTGGAGAGCTGTGGATCTCTCCACATGGAAAGGA CTGACGTCTCGAGTGCTGTGGGTTTTGCTGCGTCAGTATCTGGGTCACGGTCTGCGATGTCTGCGTCTGCGTGGGCTTCTGCTGTCTGTGCGCCGCGGAGCCTTCCTCACCGAGTCCTGGCTGCAGGCGCTGCGCTCCAAGTGTCCTCGTCTGCGCAGACTGAGCCTGCAGTTCACAGACCTGCGCGGTTTACGCAGCTGCAGCCTGCTGCCCTCTTCCCTGCAGGTGCTGGAGCTGCGTTCTTGTGAAGTCTCGCCCGGGTTCTTCTCACAGGACCCCGAGACGGACGGGAAGGCGGCTGCATCAGCCGTCGCAATAGAAACGCTGGTCGTGGACAGTGTGCCGTCGTTCTCGGACCAGCACCTGAGCAGTCTGTGCACGTGGCAGCAGCTGAGCCGTCTGGAGCTGCGGGACCTGAGCCGTGTGAGCGTAGGCGGCCTGATGAAGTGCGTTCCCCCCGGCGCGCAGACGCTCGCCCGCCTCACACACCTGGAGCTGGACACCTGGAGGCTAGCGCAGATGGTGGCGCTGGGTCTGGGCAAGGGCTGGCCGGGGCTGGAGACACTCAGTTTGGGTGGGAACGAGGTCAATCCGGGTCTGCTGTCTGTCAGCCGCCTGCAGGACCTGCGCTGGCTGCGTCTGCGCGCATGCAGACTGAACAAGGAGACGGTGCTCAGATGCTGCAG GTCTCTGAAGCAGCTGCGCCGGCTGGAGTTCGTGGAGGTGGAGTTCGTGGAGGACGAGGAGGATGTGAGACCAGACGCAGCGCAGGGCAGAGACGAGGATCCGGTGCCGGAGCTCAGACGCACCTTACGCTCGCTGCTGCccgactgctgtgtgtgtttcagcagcTGCAGACTCACCGTCAACAGAGACTGA